The Venturia canescens isolate UGA chromosome 4, ASM1945775v1, whole genome shotgun sequence genomic interval TCGCTTGTTGGAAAGCTCCCCTAGAGAAGTCTGACTGATTAGGATACGTATTTTCAGCTGCCGAATCGATATTGAAGGTTAAAATTCAGATCCTGTGTACCATTTTTTCGAcaactttgaaaaatgatgTAAATAGGCCATTACTCTCGTTTAGCGTCAACTGAATCGCTCTGGGAGGGTCCATAGGTTTCATTATACTCACGTCAGATATTTGCATATTCACATCAGGCAATAAGTATCAACGCTGTAGGAACCAATAAGCTCATGTCTTAGTCTCCAAGTTTCGGATGGAAACAATCTGTCGTCTCATTATGGTCCTTCGGAATCTGTGGAGTCGTTCCGTACGCATGGTCTCATACGTTTTCGCGTTTTTCTGCGATATTTTGCGGTTCTGCGCGATCGCGGCTCGTCGCGGTAACGTGGTAACGATtaaattaaggagggtggctagcgacgatacaatattgccatgctaaaccatgttaaatacattaaaaatttcaaaatgataagaatttaataaaatttggtgaacatattctttagtgccaaatttgacaatacaaattttttaagatttttcttctgtacagttatcgagtaattgatcactaaagttcacaaGTATAAGCacagcgtttccatatatatatgtatgcatTCCGATAAcaaagcagaagaaaattttgaaaaaaattgtgttttcgcacttgatgttgaagaacattatcaccaaatttgatcaatttcttatcattttgacgaatgtagccaccctccttaagattTTAATCGTCACTCTCGGGGGGCTTCACCCCCCGAACCCCCGTTCCCCGCGTTTAAATTGTATATGCTTACCGTATTAATATATTCGTTCGAATTCCAAGAATTCTGCACAAGGGGATTCGCGCTCAAATTCCGATAATTTCTCGCGagggaaaaactttttctcatGGAAGGGGAACCGAAAATAGACAtataagaaaattttcgatcgttAAATCGTACCTTCCTAATGTTTACAACCGCATTTTAACCCTTTTCCCAATGTCGCATATTATGATATGgaactgtcatttttttcattcgtcaaatcTCCTACAAAATAGCGGTCACTTCAACTTCACGAGTAAGgggaaattgatcaatctccAGTAAAGATACATGGCCCGTCTTGACTCGCTCTGcctgaaaaattcttctttttaatactttgcCTCAAGACGCTGCCAAGTATctagataaaaagaaaaaagaaacatcgATGATTTACGAAATATCGGTAGATTGCATTTTTGAACATAGATTGATTTATATTTCGCTACAACATGTATtagtgtatatatatatatatatatatattctccATTGACGTCGTATAgacatatacacacatatatatgtttatatgtatataggtatgcttatacacgtgcacacacacgcatatttatatatatatatgtatatgataTACTTATTTTCGTAGGTACATTGCCTTCTCGTTTtacacaaaaatatagaatctATAGTTAATGTTGAAGAGAATCGATGCCTGAGAGAGTACACAGAgcaaatgataaacttatttggcaataataatatttcctCGGAGCAATAATATACATTCATGCTACATATATAGTAATTGGGgttttctctttcgctcttttcTTCATCTTTTCCTTCATTACAAATCTTTCATAGTTTCTCTTGGATCAGTAATCGGTTGAATAACGGATTCGTTTGTTCGTTTTTGCGACATTGACTCCataataatatttcttttttttttttttcgagatgcaagagaaaatgaaaatttttctcgagTTCCAACACGTTTCGTGAGCCTATCGCAATGTCGACGGAAAAGACGAATGTCGAATGTTGAATGTAAAAGTTCGTATTAACTATTCTTCCTTCGACAGATGTTTGTATATTTAGCTATATATGTatagattttttaattatttggcGGAATGAATGAGCTACAAAGACACGTGATGATCtcattgacattttttttggacGCAACGATATAAATAGTGTGTTTTCTTAtacatagtttttttttgtaaatgttTTCACTCTCGACGATGTTTGTAAAAATCATGCTCGCCGCGGAGACTGGGGTCGCAAGCAATTTCTTCATAAATCATTgttacgaatttttcaatcgatgttttcgtcgACATTGGAAAGCGCACGATCGAACCTGCGTGCTTTGAAACTCCGTTCCCTCTCGTTTCTAATGAATCACTTGTGTTTCGAACAAAGCAAAACTTCGTAGCCACAATCTTGCAACGagtttccaattttcgtttattgccaaaaattccaatgaaaatcgttccctcctatttgaaaataatttctatTCTTTTATTCCAAGTTATCGAATTTTGTATAAAGgtattgaaagttttttttttttttttttcaaccgtaGTTTGTGGCTACCGAGCCCGAGTCCTCGCTCTGCTCTCTATTCCGCCCCAATCACACTTCGATATCggataatataataaaatatttttcatttagctTCTTTCGACTTGGTATACTTTCATGTGCAATTCAACCAtgtattcatatatatgtaaatataattgatataaatatatatatatgaatatactTATACATTTCAACAGCGAAAAGAAACATTCTCAGCtgacttttcaaaaaatatagaGCGCACGATACACCACGCAGTTATcaatgtttttccttttttatccaTGCTCGTGTTATGTTATGGTTTTTGATCACGTCGAAACAGCTACAATAAGtaggtatatatatatatatataatttaatCATTATTCGCCACCTTTGCAACATCACTCTCGTTTCAATCATTCGAGAGGAAGGGGACGagtcgttataaaaaaatcgaactgTCACTCTTGTTGTTTCGCAGTAAAGaaggagtttttttttctttctcttttaacTCGATCGATCCGATGCGTGGAAGATTTTGCGCACATGTTTTGAAGCTTACACAAAACGACGGAGGTGCGTCGCAAAAATGATTAAGAAATGGAGGAGTCAGTGCGGtggtttgaaaaatgaaatgataaTAAATGAACTGTAGGAAATTCAAGTCGAACGGTTTTCAGGACTCTGTAGTAGTAGGCCGTTTAAGGAAACGGTATGTGGCGGCCTGACGCGTGTGTGTGCGATCgtaatgaaataaatgaagtacggaagaaaaaaaatgaattttcgaataatgagaaaaattttgatgatACATTTCTGAATCTCAGACGAGGAACAAACATTTATATTCGCGTTTTTCAACAGGAAAACTAAAATATTACCAATCGAAGCTCGGATAAAATTTTCGGCTTTTGCCATATCTGatttattcgttatttttccattttcgtctCTTTGTTTATCTATTTCCCGTCGTTGCTCGCCCTTCGCTTCCGTTGCTGCCTCttaatcaaattttctaaCCAGATCATTTCTAATTAATCAGGCCCCTCATGTTGCTTCAAGGATCATTGTTCAGATCCCGAAGAAGCGGAGGACTGCGTCGTGCTTGCTGATGTAACGATCACGTTCGTTTGAGGCTTGTCCGCGAGCGCTTGTACCGGCAATGCCTTCAGTATAGCATGCACCTCCTCCGCTACTGCTACAAGCACAAACTCAAACTGCTGTTTCGTTGCCACCATCCCTGGTCTCTGGTCTCTGATATGCTCCAATGCCGCTGCTATGTCAATCTCCTTCGCACCTTTTGCCATACGGTTGAGCACCATGTCGATCAGGCAATACGTTCCCGTACGCCCGGCACCGTCACTGTGTCAAGCAAACATTCGTTCAATGTGGCTAATAATTATcttattattttctgtttataTTCAATAGCAATAgcttcaatttattttcattttcagaacttgaaaaaaaatgaatatcatCCATTTGCAATCGATTGCAAACGTGCGATGAAAACCTGTTTACataaacgttctgagcccgacgaggattctcgacgctcatttgtcgccggagattatattccGAATTACTGatataaatacttggcctcgaattgatataatacattttagcacgtaacttccgttatgactttttttttatgaacttctcgaaaataattattatgaatgattagtggcgcCTATGCATAAGACGTCAAGTTTTCAATTacagtttccgatttgttcggtaaatattccaaattatctataaaaacttggcctccaattgatatcatacatttttatactgcatgtaaatgtaacttggatagtacatttttcaatttgttcaatatttatgaatttttttgcaaattttttatttttctttatagaatttttttcgattgttttttatttttgttgaatttttttgaacttttcaatttttcgttttttatttctatacaattttttttcctggtttcgaatattttttctatgccatccagaaacaagggaccatcaatgtacttgtcccaaccttttttccctaggggaattttggggttataaaaatctaaaaaattcctaaattttccattGCAAAGTGCGACGGCTCGTGGAACCCTTGACGAAGAGTGTACACATAAATGAATTTGGAGTTaaacaaaaatgatcgaaacttGTAATTTGTatagaaagaatgaaaatcctTACCTACAGTGGACGACAATGGGACAAGACCTTCCGCGATAAGATTTGTTGACTTTGCGTCGAAATTCGAGTAGCGCCTTGGTCGATTGTGGTACGCCGTTTTCAGGCCACGAGAGAAAATGGAACTGAGTAACGGTACGGGTTTCGCCGgttctcaaatttttcagaTAGAACGATCGAACCAAATAATCGTCGCACCAAATATGCTCGGAAACGAGATGAACCTCGTAGATGTGATAGAGCTCGGAACCTTCTTCGGGCCAATAACGATGGCACATGCCGCGTCCTTCTTCAGTGAGGCGTGTCAGCATAACGATAACAACGCTTCCTTGTTCCCAGACGAGTTGCCAAAAATCTGCTGATGTTTGCGGCAAAGGTCCTTGGGTGGCGATGTAAGCTGGATTTCTAGGGTCATGATCGGTCTGTCGAGGAAGAAAGACAACCAAAGAGGACTGTGAGAATTCatttaaatttcgattcaataTACCTAGAGTAGAAGCTAATAAAATGGGTTTTTAAACAAATCTTTTTATCATATCGAACTCATAGGAACAAGTTTGCAGTGTGCAATTTTGAGGCAAATCAACGAAACtctcaaaaataaaagtgacaCAATCACAGCCGGAATGCAGAAACTTTCATGACGCAAATTTAATCCACATCGATTCGACGAGTTGTCGATCGAATATGCTCGTTAAATTCACTGACCAGTCAAATGAATAACCCATATTTTGAGCATAATAATCAATCTGCCAATTAATTGCGTGGTTCATCGAACTGGTCGAATCCTTATTCATTTTCCAATTAAATCCATCGAACGCAGTCACAATTATAAATTAACCCCTTCGGCGGCAAGACCAATTTTGCCCACAGCGCCCGAAACGCGGGAACAAAAGTATTgagattttcatgaaaatttgtgtacTCGGGGatttttggggtcgctgattacgattcTGCCCTCGaaatatcaaaattcaaaatggcaaGACCAATACGGCGGCCAAAAATGGTCCTCGGGGGTTTTCGTGGCCGCTGCGATTACGAATTCGCACTCAACATTTCGGAATTAAAAATGGTGGATTTAATATGACGGTTGAACTTTGATGCTAAACCAATGACATTTGATCGAGCCGTGAGGATGGTGAATAACTGCAAAGCATTAGACAGTTTCATTGACGACTTCCAAATATATACACTTTTGAAAACATCACCCAATTTTTGTTGTTGGTCATTTCAAATGATTCTTTTATCACCCTCAGTAGGAAACATAAAACTAACCTCAGACATTAATGTCAGTCGTTAGAGAGGTagtataaaattttgaaagaagtTATGAACGTGGATTAAAATTCACCAGTTAATGCACGGGGCAAATTTAATTAGTATTTGTGTAAAattttctgccatttttttttaatgattttacaTTATGAATTCGTATATGCCGTAGAggatttactttttttaatttgtataCTTTGAGAGCGGAATGGTAATCAGTGACCCCAAAAACAATCGAATACTAAATTTtatccgattttaatgaatCTTTTTTGTATCTACGGCCGCcgtattggatccgccatttcgaatttaaaaattttggggtCAGAACCGGTACCAAATTGATGAAAGTCGATCGACTGCTGGATCACGAAATAATTGATCTCCACCTTAACGCGTCATTGCCGCCTAAAGCGTTAATTGTTCGATCTCTAGTGTGGTCTAAGTTGTTGACTTATAATTATTAAGCTGTTTGCAATCCTCTCGTGTGAAAAACATCCGCATGCTCTGGACCGCTCTCTGCCTTCACTAACTTCGCCCGTGCGATTCTTTATCTTCgggcaaaatttaaaaaatgagtacTTCCTTTTCTTCGGATTCCCAGCACTGAGGACTTACCGGTGTCTGCAAACGTAGATTCAAGGCGGCATATCCAGGGGCAAATTGCAGATACAATGGTCGTATCGTATTAAATGGGACTTTGTGTTTTCTGCTGCCATGCCCTCCTATCCATCACTACATTTATACTGCCCccatatttttaaacatctcAGCGGTATGGATCAGTCATGTACCTAACATTGGACTTTGAAATtcgagaaatgaaatttatcgacCCGGCAATAGCAAAAAAgagattgaaacttttttattccgaACGGACTGACGCGGTGTAGCCCCTTCAAAACCGTTATTTCGgactttcattaaaaattacgCGACAGTGGTGTTTTATTCCGTTTCTTCCTTTTCATACAATAGTTATTATGTGTGTACCGACACAACAGAATATACATTAAGAGTTACTCTATTAGGTTCTTTTATACTCACGATCGTCGAGGCGTTTATGTAGTCCGAATTGTTGGCGCTGGAAAGATCGTTGAGTACGACCCTCGAGTGATCATAGGGCAAAGATGAGCCGGGACGATTGCGATCAGCGTTCGACTTTTCCATAGCAGTTGCGACCGATGATGGGTCCGCTTCGTATGCGCAAATTCCTGCCCATTCCTGATCTAAACggtctttatttttcaagcgGTCCTCCATGTACGTCTGCAATAAACATacgaattttcaacaaaaacaaaaacaacttTATTCAAGGTTAAAGTGGctgtatatataaatttcaataaaattcgaatgttAGCTTTCGGttgtagttgaaaaaaaaaaatcctgaaaTCAAAATCGAATCGATATAGCAcgggaaatgaaagaaaaacaaaaaataccaGAACCATGTGACCGGTAGAAATGTCCATGTTGGTCAATGCAGCAGCTTCTTCGCCCCAGGAGGAAGTGCTCGAGCGAGCAGATTCACTTTCACGAGAAAGACTAACGATTCTCGGCGATTCGGGCTTGTCACTCGGTTGTTTCGCCTGCATTCTAGCTCTGCACAAATCTTGATAATCTTTGGAAGCTTCCGGATCCGGTGTTGCCAAACCCGCCAATTTGGCTCGAGACTTGGCGTGCTTCCGAGCTATGATGAGAGTTACGACAGCAGCTGCAGCTGCGGCTGCACCTGCGGCTGCAACCGTTACACCGAAAAGCCCAGGACTCATGGGTTTTGCAGTGATACCCTCGATATCAAAGGCTGGTGGTAATTTCACCTGACACCAAAGCATTCGACACGATTATAaagataaaatgataataattcgtcCTGCATTTATCGCAACGGACGTGTTTgttattcgttttttaataTCAATCGATCCTAAATGTTTTGCCTTTTTGCGATTAATCTActtatcgaaaaatttgaagaatcgTTTCCAACttgagcattgaaaaaaatcataatcatAATTGTTACCGGAATCGAATCTCGCTGATCGCAgccaaatttaatttattcgtCCGAACGATTATTATCGTTGGATCAGCTCAATAagtgagatttgaaaaaatatttatcgcgAAGCCCGCGAAGCAGCTGAAAAGTATGCGTAGTTCAAAAaaccatttaaaaaaatcaaattttcggcTTACAAAATCAATCAATTTCGATGAACAGATTGATTCTTCTTTTGGCGTATTTTGCGATCGTTTTtccaaagaataaaaataatgttgtaCCTTGTCCCCTATACCGGCACGGACGACTTGCTTtcctgtgatttttttcaactccgcGTGTATTTGTTCTGGAATGACaagacgaatttttcaatttttttatcagcaTAGACATTTCTCTTAAACTGGAAAACATCAGTAGAATTGTCACAAATGTCAAAACTGATTAtgaaagaatataaaataagaaatattACCGATTTTTGGCGCAATTGCTAAAGCGTCGTTGTGCCCGGTGTATGGATCGTTGGTCACTTTGAACGTAACCTCGGCCCGACCAACGCGGACATTACTGAACGTGTCGGGGTTCAATCCCAAAAGTTTGGCAACCGTTTCAACTACTTCTTCGCCATCCGACCATTTCGTAAACTCACTATTGAACTGCAGGTACAAATGATCGATATCGACGTTTTCATATTGTTTTCCGTTGTAAACAAcggtgtttttcttcatttggGGCGATcgcaatattttcaaatcgtcTTTTGTATCGATCTCAATATCGAGGTCGTTGTCGTTCGGGATTGCTggaattttttcgtcggttcATGATTTTCATTGATGTCATTTTTGTTTAAACTTTCATGAAGGAATTGTATTTGTCATTCCGTTTCCAACTCCAAAAATACGCAAACTTACGGGCAGACGGTGATTGTGTTTTGAATGCATAATTATTCGTGGAATAAAGTGGGCCCGGTTTTTTAACATCCACGCGTTCCGGACGTTGAAAAGCCGCCAAATTGCTATTCcacaataatttattcaaatcatcctcaAAATCGGCGTCAGCtgcttctgaaaatttcaacaaaatatataaaaaacgagatgTGACTGAAAGAATCGACGAATTCACACGAAATTAGCAACACACAAAATAATGCACGAGTTCTTTGTCTCTAATAAAAATGTGACGCATCATCCCCGCTCATTCTCGACCTCCTTTGAACGCTTTTCGTGTTGTAAAAACTCGCATAATATTATAATCACTCTCCTGCttttcgggagaaacgcgGATGAGGAAAAAACGTGAATGTACATTGTTTTTAGGTTTATCCTATTTccattggatttttttcttcaaatttatcgAATACAATAACTTGTTTTTTCAGTGAGAATTTACCTTCCCTCATCACCTGATCGAGATCGATAGGATTTACGAATCTGTTCTCCGAGTATGCGccactttttcttcgattGTTCAATCGTTCTAGGGACGCTTCGAGCCTGGAAATAGCTTCTTGATTATCATCCTGTTCAATTTCTTCATCTTGCTGATTTGCATCGCGTCCATCCCCGTTTTCCTCTCTGAGCCAATGTTGCACTTCATTTTCCCCTTCGTTATCGTTGTAATCAcgcaaaaattccaatttcgaCGAATCCTCGTCATTCCGTTTTGGCAAAGTCTCATTGATGAGCATAAAATtccaaagatttttatccATGAGATTTTTATACCGTTGACTTCTcacgattttctcaaatttttcttcatcgtcTCGACTCGTTTCATATTCGTCATCGTTCATGGCAGATTTtaaatttctcgaaaaatccgaGTGTGGCTGTCTCCTCAATCGGTAGATCGGTTTTTCATCATGCTTTATGTTCAAGCGTTGCGTCAattctcgaaaatttcttgatcCTCCCTCGTTCGATTCATCATCCAAATTCATTTCCCTCGGCGACTCCATTACAAATTCATTCTCATCGTTAACATCCGTTTTCACGTTTCTTACGTTTGCCAAACGATTACGGTTCTCTGAGTTTTCCCCGCGAAACGGTGAAGTTCCGTAACTATACTCATttgagaaatcatttttttcgtatgtcGGCTTCCTCGACGATACGGGAGGATAGTATTTTTCGTTAGCAAAATCACCGTATCCGTGGCCACGGATTGGGGTGAAATTTACCACTGCAAGAGGCTGCGAtccctaaaaaaaaaaaaaataaataaaatgttttattgttattttgtctttatcttttttgtataaatcagaagaaacgttttttttcttatgaaaaatagaaagcTTTCGGTGCTGGCGGCAATTCCTGAATCGCAGTTCAAAATGAtgattaaacttttttttattacaattcgTTGCCAAAAAAtgatgtatatataaataaattctgCGATATTTAATAGTGttggaataaatttaaataactTAATAAATGTTCAATTGATTCTAACGAATCGTGGGGCACAACCGTTTTTTGAGACGCGtaatcggaaaaaaatgaatcgggTAAATGATTCGCGCGTATCAGGCTTTACCGGCTGAGCGATCAAGTGATTCGAGCAAACATGGaagttgaatgaaattaaCTAACATCGTCGGTTTCATCTTTTGCGCCATAAGTATCGAAGTTACGCTCCTCGACGTTGATCAATTTTTGACAAACATCAGTCTCGTGTTTGATCCTGAAACGTAGACTGTACAGGGAGGTTTGCATGACGCATTGAGTGTAGGGATGTGTCCACGCGTAGCCCCCGACGACCAGTCTCTCGAGTTGTCTTCGCAGTAGGTCGAGTTCAGTGGAATCGAGATCGTATCGATATATATCTTCGTCTTGGAGCTCGCCGAAGGCACGTATGCATCTTCCAAACGCGAAATCTGtcaaatttcatcgaattttcatcaatttaacGAGAAAAGTATAAATTTAAACATTTCCGTTAGCGAAAAAATAGTCGCGGCTTGTAAtgatgtaaataaaaatatttttcatcatttttcaaagaaataaaCAACGAACTAAATATAATTTGCATTGCAGAATATCAATCTCACCATCGTAACAAGTTTCCAGTTCCGTTCTACATACATTTTGGCTAAAGAGACAGCCTgtaaaaagaaacagaagTATATGAAGATCAAAAAAGATAATTCTCTGATAATTCCGGCGCGCGTTTTTACCGCgaggcattttttttcaattcttattTTAGTTGCGCGATGACGCAAATCTTTCCTGACTACGGTGCCTCCAGGGTATTCTTAGCGCGTGGGCGTTCGATATCTATATGTGCACTTATATATCCGATCGAGAAATGCGAACTTCCTATGTGGCATTAATGAGAGCATCGCACAGCGGCATCGAACCGATGCTTTTCTCACCTGTGACGGAGGCGGAAATTATTTCTTCAAAGCTGCATTTGTTTTATGACCGACGGAATTGAAATTCCTCCGTGAATTgaagtctttttttttttcttctttttccttttaaatCAAGGAGCTTTCAACGCTAATTCGTGGGTATATTCTGTGCACAtgttcattgaaaatataattttatcgGAATCATTGGGAAATCTTAATAATAACGTTGTTGTAAGAATTACCATCACTTTTCCGGTGAACATTCGctggaaattattttttataaactacCGATCGTAAGTTTGGGGACgctcgttgaaattttttgacgcaCCTAAAGTTAAATTATTTGATCGAAAAAAGAGATATCGAAATTTTGCGAACGGCATTTTAAAGGGGGCATAAATTTGAGCCTTAATaaaacctttttcaattttttttcagtccggTACATACTTTTGATGTTGGCCgtttttcaaccttttttcAGCCCTTAAAAATCGCGCGCACGGttcgtagaaaatttttccagtGATATTCACCATGGAAAACATGAAGGGGGGAGTACTAgctttgattttgttttttaaaaagttgcgcgcgattttttttcaccgcgttATCTCATAACGTTGTCACAAAACTATGAGGTTttagaaaaattgtcaagaGGGTAAAAACATGTATTCGATGATTCTGCACtcgctagaattttttttgcagatttatcatttttggtggagattttttgaaaatcacctCGAAATGCtgctgatttttcaaatcgctTTAACTCGGGAATTATCGGGTGCGTGATAAAATGTTAAtaggaaaaattttcttgcttttccctataataattattaaaattttttaagaaatttttttcaacatttttttcgaaatttttttccaaaccctCGTTGTCAAAATTGCACGCAACGTCTTTTTTTACGTATAATATTtcctaattaaaaaaaaaagttaatatcAAATGTTATGTCTGTTACCTTTCTTATACAAGTTTTCCATCGAAAAAACCGCCTCTGGGTTTGAGTACGGCCTTCACAATTTGTAAGTAAGAAAATATTATACGTAAAAAAAGACGATGCGTACAATTCCGACAACGagggtttggaaaaaaatgttgaaaaaaatgtcttaaaaaattctaatgattattatagagaaaagcaaaaaaaaaaatgtcttattAACATTTTATCACGCACCCGATAAATCCCGAGTTAGAGCGATTTGAAAAGTCAGCATTTCGACGAAAActgattttcaaataatctcCACCAAAAATTCTaaatctgcaaaaaaaattctagcgaGTGCAGAATCATCGAATACATGTTTTTACCCTCTTGACAATTCTTCTAAAACCTCATAGATTTTTGACATGACGCCGTACTTTTTgaaaacgttattttttcacaataaatGAGATaacgcggtgaaaaaaaatcgcgcgcaactttttaaaaaacgaaatcaaagCCGGTGCTCCCCCCTTCACGTTTTCCATGGTCAATACtactgaaaaaattttctacgaaCCGTGCGCGCGATTTTTAAGGGCTgaaaaaaggttgaaaaacGGCCAACATCAAAAGTATGTAccggactgaaaaaaaatggaaaaaggtTTTATTAAGGCGTAAATTGAAGCTACATGTGTCCCCTTTAAAATGCCGTTCGCAAAATTTCGATATCTCATTTTTCGATTAAACAATTTAACTTTTGGTGCGTTAAGAAATTTCAACGAGcgtccccaaacttttggccAGTAGTGTACGTCCAagggaataattattttccttgGGAGTTGCCCTTCAAGAATCTCTCTGATGATTATTAAATACTTTtgcattgaatatttttccgaTTTATGAACGCTCCATCGGAAAAGCCTGCACTCGAAATAGTCTGcgagataattaaaaaattctaggAGAGCCTTAATGAATGCAGTTttggaaaatgaatgaaaatgctGGTAGAAATTTGGATCGATATTCAGACCGAGGATCTGTGaataatgatattttattgCAGTAGCATTGAGAATCGttggataaaaaatgtatagaaAATGGGCTTCGTACGTAATGAAGTTCGATGGTGATTGAGCCAGAGAGTAAAGTGTATATTGA includes:
- the IA-2 gene encoding receptor-type tyrosine-protein phosphatase N2 isoform X1 — translated: MGRKRWWKASLELSLLCLLPQLVLGDGEIGCLFSQNVCRTELETCYDDFAFGRCIRAFGELQDEDIYRYDLDSTELDLLRRQLERLVVGGYAWTHPYTQCVMQTSLYSLRFRIKHETDVCQKLINVEERNFDTYGAKDETDDGSQPLAVVNFTPIRGHGYGDFANEKYYPPVSSRKPTYEKNDFSNEYSYGTSPFRGENSENRNRLANVRNVKTDVNDENEFVMESPREMNLDDESNEGGSRNFRELTQRLNIKHDEKPIYRLRRQPHSDFSRNLKSAMNDDEYETSRDDEEKFEKIVRSQRYKNLMDKNLWNFMLINETLPKRNDEDSSKLEFLRDYNDNEGENEVQHWLREENGDGRDANQQDEEIEQDDNQEAISRLEASLERLNNRRKSGAYSENRFVNPIDLDQVMREEAADADFEDDLNKLLWNSNLAAFQRPERVDVKKPGPLYSTNNYAFKTQSPSAPIPNDNDLDIEIDTKDDLKILRSPQMKKNTVVYNGKQYENVDIDHLYLQFNSEFTKWSDGEEVVETVAKLLGLNPDTFSNVRVGRAEVTFKVTNDPYTGHNDALAIAPKIEQIHAELKKITGKQVVRAGIGDKVKLPPAFDIEGITAKPMSPGLFGVTVAAAGAAAAAAAVVTLIIARKHAKSRAKLAGLATPDPEASKDYQDLCRARMQAKQPSDKPESPRIVSLSRESESARSSTSSWGEEAAALTNMDISTGHMVLTYMEDRLKNKDRLDQEWAGICAYEADPSSVATAMEKSNADRNRPGSSLPYDHSRVVLNDLSSANNSDYINASTITPTDHDPRNPAYIATQGPLPQTSADFWQLVWEQGSVVIVMLTRLTEEGRGMCHRYWPEEGSELYHIYEVHLVSEHIWCDDYLVRSFYLKNLRTGETRTVTQFHFLSWPENGVPQSTKALLEFRRKVNKSYRGRSCPIVVHCSDGAGRTGTYCLIDMVLNRMAKGAKEIDIAAALEHIRDQRPGMVATKQQFEFVLVAVAEEVHAILKALPVQALADKPQTNVIVTSASTTQSSASSGSEQ
- the IA-2 gene encoding receptor-type tyrosine-protein phosphatase N2 isoform X2 gives rise to the protein MGRKRWWKASLELSLLCLLPQLVLGDGEIGCLFSQNVCRTELETCYDDFAFGRCIRAFGELQDEDIYRYDLDSTELDLLRRQLERLVVGGYAWTHPYTQCVMQTSLYSLRFRIKHETDVCQKLINVEERNFDTYGAKDETDDGSQPLAVVNFTPIRGHGYGDFANEKYYPPVSSRKPTYEKNDFSNEYSYGTSPFRGENSENRNRLANVRNVKTDVNDENEFVMESPREMNLDDESNEGGSRNFRELTQRLNIKHDEKPIYRLRRQPHSDFSRNLKSAMNDDEYETSRDDEEKFEKIVRSQRYKNLMDKNLWNFMLINETLPKRNDEDSSKLEFLRDYNDNEGENEVQHWLREENGDGRDANQQDEEIEQDDNQEAISRLEASLERLNNRRKSGAYSENRFVNPIDLDQVMREEAADADFEDDLNKLLWNSNLAAFQRPERVDVKKPGPLYSTNNYAFKTQSPSAPIPNDNDLDIEIDTKDDLKILRSPQMKKNTVVYNGKQYENVDIDHLYLQFNSEFTKWSDGEEVVETVAKLLGLNPDTFSNVRVGRAEVTFKVTNDPYTGHNDALAIAPKIEQIHAELKKITGKQVVRAGIGDKVKLPPAFDIEGITAKPMSPGLFGVTVAAAGAAAAAAAVVTLIIARKHAKSRAKLAGLATPDPEASKDYQDLCRARMQAKQPSDKPESPRIVSLSRESESARSSTSSWGEEAAALTNMDISTGHMVLTYMEDRLKNKDRLDQEWAGICAYEADPSSVATAMEKSNADRNRPGSSLPYDHSRVVLNDLSSANNSDYINASTITDHDPRNPAYIATQGPLPQTSADFWQLVWEQGSVVIVMLTRLTEEGRGMCHRYWPEEGSELYHIYEVHLVSEHIWCDDYLVRSFYLKNLRTGETRTVTQFHFLSWPENGVPQSTKALLEFRRKVNKSYRGRSCPIVVHCSDGAGRTGTYCLIDMVLNRMAKGAKEIDIAAALEHIRDQRPGMVATKQQFEFVLVAVAEEVHAILKALPVQALADKPQTNVIVTSASTTQSSASSGSEQ